From Camelus dromedarius isolate mCamDro1 chromosome X, mCamDro1.pat, whole genome shotgun sequence, one genomic window encodes:
- the CXCR3 gene encoding C-X-C chemokine receptor type 3: MVLEMRERQEFQASDFALLLGNSSYDYGENESDSCCASPPCPQDLSLNFDRAFLPALYSLLFVLGLLGNGAVAAVLLSQRAVLSSTDTFLLHLALADALLVLTLPLWAVDAAIQWVFGSGLCKVASALFNINFYAGALLLACISFDRYLSIVHATQLYRRGPPGRVVLTCMAVWGICLLLALPDFIFLSAHRDERLNATLCQYNFPQVGRTALRVLQLVAGFLLPLLVMAYCYARILAVLLVSRGQRRLRAMRLVVVVVVAFALCWTPYHLVVLVDILMDLGALARNCGRESSVDIAKSVTSGLGYMHCCLNPLLYAFVGVKFRERMWMLLMRLGCPNQRCHQRQPSAARRESSWSETTEASYSGL; this comes from the exons ATGGTCCTTGAG ATGAGAGAACGCCAAGAGTTCCAAGCCTCTGACTTTGCCTTGCTCCTGGGAAACTCTTCCTATGACTACGGAGAAAACGAGAGCGACTCTTGCtgtgcctcccctccctgcccgcaGGACTTGAGCCTCAACTTCGACCGGGCCTTCCTGCCAGCCCTCTACAGCCTCCTCTTTGTGCTGGGGCTGCTGGGCAACGGCGCAGTGGCAGCCGTGCTGCTGAGCCAGCGGGCAGTCCTGAGCAGCACCGACACCTTCCTGCTGCACTTGGCCCTGGCCGACGCGCTGCTGGTGCTGACGCTCCCGCTCTGGGCGGTGGACGCGGCCATCCAGTGGGTCTTCGGCTCCGGCCTCTGCAAAGTGGCCAGTGCCCTCTTCAACATCAACTTCTACGCGGGGGCCCTCCTGCTGGCCTGTATCAGCTTCGATCGGTACCTGAGCATTGTGCACGCCACCCAGCTCTACCGCCGGGGGCCCCCAGGCCGTGTGGTCCTCACCTGCATGGCAGTCTGGGGGATCTGCCTGCTCCTGGCACTCCCAGATTTCATTTTCCTGTCGGCCCATCGCGATGAGCGCCTCAACGCCACCCTCTGCCAGTACAACTTCCCGCAGGTGGGCCGCACGGCCCTGCGCGTCCTACAGCTGGTCGCCGGtttcctgctgcccctgctggTCATGGCCTATTGCTACGCCCGCATCCTGGCCGTGCTGCTGGTCTCCAGGGGCCAGCGGCGGCTCAGAGCCATGcgactggtggtggtggtggtggtggccttTGCCCTCTGCTGGACCCCTTACCACCTGGTAGTGCTGGTGGACATCCTCATGGACCTGGGGGCCTTGGCCCGCAACTGTGGCCGAGAAAGCAGTGTGGACATAGCCAAGTCGGTCACGTCAGGCCTGGGCTATATGCACTGCTGCCTCAACCCCCTGCTCTACGCCTTCGTGGGCGTCAAGTTCCGAGAGCGCATGTGGATGCTACTCATGCGCCTGGGCTGCCCCAACCAGAGGTGCCACCAGCGGCAGCCATCAGCTGCCCGCCGGGAGTCATCATGGTCTGAGACCACAGAGGCCTCCTACTCAGGCTTGTGA